GTTTAACTTGTTTCaagctttttatgtttttatctttttaagtcTTTTAGTCTATTTTGTCAGAGACGTCGTCTTGACTTGTTTTGATTTAGAGAGTTAAGTTGAATACCTTCTTCAAGTATGATAAGCATCAAGCGTTTAACTTGAACTCTCTTAGATGCTTTAGTCATAATAGCGTTTAGCCATCCGTCTGGGTGTTTTGACATAGGTGTTTTCCTAAATACCAAGAACCTAAGTGTCTTCCTAATTCCTAAgaacctaagtgttttcctaattTTATGTTAAGGATTTAGGTTCTAAGTCTTGTGTTTTTACTCTAAGATACTTTTCAGTTATTTTCCTATTTAATTGTTAtctgattaaacttcaaaatatgaGAGCGTTTAGGCGCATAtatgattttgtcttaacaatctcccccttttttatgtttaacaaatgCATATTTAAACGATGTATGATCTTACTTAGTTTAACATTTAGCTTTAAGTTTTGTGTGTTTTacatcttttattgtttttatcttttgcatGCGGTTAGTGAACACAATTGAAAGACAATATgacatataaaaaaagtaataataaattaaacaatatataacatgtaagcTTAAGAATAGATAAAcaacaattaacaaaattaaaaaaacaaacaacaaccaacaatattttattaacgCAAAACAAATTACATGAATGTAAATATGGGCTCCTAAGATGAACTCTAAGAATTTTGGAGAAACTCCTCTTGATTCTATATTATCCTAACTTCTAGTGTACTCCCCTTGAGTACATGCTCCTAGATACTGACACATTTACTCTTTCTCTATTCCCATTCTTATTTGATAAACATTAaaagggaagaagagaaaggacATCACAACTCGACATGAAAATGGTagaagacgaagaagagtaAAGATGGGCGAAAAAGGGAGGAATGAAAGCATTCCATCAGACAAAAGGAAGAAGAGATAGATATGTCGTggaacaaagaaaaaggaagaggatTTAAAAGAAAACGATGGGAGGATGAAGGAAGGATGTGTATAATTGGGTGGGATAAAAAGGCGTGCTAGTAAGACGGAAGAATTATGTGCGTAAGACAAGTAAGTTCTGAGTATAGGAGTGGGAAAGGATGTTGGATTATCATATGCATCTTGTTTCGTTGATTGGATGAGATGACAATGATGGTCAGGAGGTTTGGAAGATGACTTCATTGGTTTGAAATGTTGAAAGGTTGGGAAATCATAGAGTTGAGTGGGCATGACTACGAGAGGAGATTTAGGGTTTTGAGAGAATTTGTTGCAAAGTGAGAAGGGAAGCACATTAAATAGAGAAAAGAGTTAGTCATGGGTGATTGACCAGTCTTGTCCATTTAATGTGGTTTGTATGGAAGGATTGATTTTGCGTCTCTTGAATACCGAGAAGATTTTAAGAACAAGTGTAGTCAGTAGCGGATAAGAATGGGAAGGGCGACAGTTAGAGATTTAAGATTTCAAGGAAGAGAGAGCGAGGAAAGATAGAAAGGGATAATGGCTTGATTGACACACGTAAGATTTGTGCAGATTGAAGAGAAAGAGTGGTTGAGGTTTTGGATATCCTAGACAACTTCTAAAGATGAGCTTAGTACTTAGACACAACCTAATGTATGGATGCAATTGTCTATTAGACAATTTGTCTTAGACGATGCAATAGTATGACGTCGTGTAGGCTATGTGTCCTAGACGATTGACTCTCTAAACACTATATGAACTCATTGAACATGTTGAATCAAATTCAATGAACGTTTTTCACACCAATAAGTGTTATCAGAAGATTAAGTCTATCTTCGACTAATGGCTTAGTGAAGATGTCAACAAGTTGATCTTATGTGCttacatattataaattcaCAGTACACTTGTCAACATGATCACATAAGAAGTGATGTTTGACCTCAATATGCTTAGCGCGTGAATGCAATGTAGGATTTTTAGATAAACTCGTAGTTGTATTATTATCACATTAGATAGGAATCATACCTTGATCATGGTTGCAGTCTTCTAGTTGATTTCTGATCCACAAGATTTGAGAGCATCAATGTGTAGTAGATATATATCCAAGCGAGCCTTGTACCTTTCTATGGTGTCATCGGCTTTATGCTTAATTTTATACACCCACCTACAGCCAATGGAGTTTTTTCCAAGAGGGAGTTGAGTTAAGTACCAAGTGCCATTATCCTATAAAGCTTTGAGCTCCTTTTGCATGGTTGTTATCCATTCATGAATTTCCCTGGCCTTATTATATGACTTAGGCTCACTATTGGCATATATGGCCAATGTGTACTTTAGATGCTTTTCCGataaagaatcatatgaaaaaacatttgaaataggaTAAGGAGTCTTGTAACTATTTTTTACATGCAAAGATCTAGATGAGGACTGATTAACTTGATGTATGTAATCATTTAGATATCCGGGGACCCTTCTAACTCTAATAGATCTTATGGAGCTCTGATCCTCTCTATCATTAGTAGGATGTGTACCATTATTAATGGTGGCATCTTCATTGTGATCATGTATTTGTCCAGTATCTTTATTCTCAAATGAGTTTTGAACTCCATCATAGTTTTGACCATACCAAAAATCATTAGGTAAGacacttttaatttctttctcaGTAGAGTTTGTCTCATTATTCTGTTACTCTTTGTAagggaaaatatttttatagaagATGACATTCCTACTTAAAAATATTTCCCTAGTACTAGTATCAAGTATAATACATCCTTTTACACCATTTTTATAACCTAAGAATACACATTTTCTAACTCTAGAATCAAGTTTATTTCTATTTTGCTCTAAAGTGGAAGCAAAACATAGACAACTAAATTATCTTAATTGTTTTGCTAAACTGATtcttaatctttaaaataaaattctgcaGTAGTTCCATAGTTTGACCTTTATAGTGCATCAAAAAAGTCCAAGTGTGTCTACTATAACCATCAACTATGGTGAAAAAGTATTTATGTCCATGGATGGAAGATATATAAATACGACCTCATATATCACAATGTATTAATTCAAAACAGTCAGCAAAAACAATTGTGCTTTGGGGAAAGGGTAATTTATGTTGTTTGACATAATGACagatatcacaaacaattttaGATGGCATTTGAACATAAggaaaagttttatatatatgttctaCGATTTTATGTCTAGAGTGGCCTAGTCTATAATGCCACACATCATCATTGATACgtttacaagaaaaaatagacTTAGGAAAATAGTCTTCACTAAAAATAGGAAAAGATTGCAGATAGTAAAGGCCTTTGTAAACAATAGCATGCCTAATCATCTTCAAGGTAGAACTATCCTGTATCTGACAAGTCTTAGAAGAAAAAGTTAGAGTGTAACTTATGTCCTTGGTCAGACTTTGGACATATATAAGATTAAAGGAAAACTCTTGAATATAAAGTacataaaaaatgatgaatttttttttaaattaaatggttcctgcatattgggCGGTTACTATAGAATTATTTGGAAGACTATTAGATAtagatttaattttatgaaaagtaataaaatattttctttcatgagtcacaTGATCAGAGGCCCCATTGTCTATAATCCATGAAAAATTACCTTGGCTGTCTCCAAATGTGTTTATTTGCACTTGACTAATACTGTGTGAAGGGTTATCAATGCCCTTTATCATCTTTAGCAGTTTCTCCATCTGCTCAGGAGTAAAAGATTTCAAAgaattgttgttattgttttgttgAGTATTATGAGTCTGGGTAGAATTAGAATCATCCTTACAAGCATTAGCATAACTGCATTTATTCTGTCCTCCCCTGTCTTGACTATTGTGGTTGTCATTTTTCTTGTATCATGGTGGGTAGCCATGCTTAGAACAACACTCGTCCATTGTATGATTCATCTTGTGGCAATGGGAACATCGTTTCCCATAGTTGGGAtttctccctcttcctcttccttgtcCATGTGAGTTAGTGTCATGCCCTTGAGGTTTCTAGTTTGGTTTGTCAGTGGTGCTGGCCAAAATCTTGGAAGCATCATTCTGATTGATGGCTCCAGGATGTTGTCTTTCTTACTGCATAAGAAGGGAGAAGACCCTATTAATGTTGGGAAGGGGCTCCATCAAGAGAATATATGTTCTCACAGTATGATAGGTGTCATTTAAACCCTTTAGGAAGCAAATAACGTGTTCCACCTCTCTATATTTGAGAGAGACTCTAGACAAATCACAATTACGCAACTTGACAAGTGCAACAGGGTATGTGTCTAAGAGACTCTAATTCTTCCCAAAGAATCTTCAAGTTAGTAAAATACTGACTCACATTCCTCTCTCCTTGTTTGATAGAATGAATATCTTGGAGTAAATAAGAAATCTTAAAGTAATCACCTATAGAGAATCTTTCTTTGAGTTCTTCCCACAGATCTTTGGCATTGTTAACATATATCACACTTTCGACAATTTGAGGAGAAAGGGTCTTGATAATCCAGGACAAAACCATCATATCATATCTCTCCCAAGCATCAAACAAAAGATCAGTTCTTTGAGGTTTCTTGATACTGCCAtcaatgaatttgattttatttttggagAGAAGAACTCTTTTCATATTCCTGCTCCAAGAGGAATATTTGGTCTCATTTAGAACCTAGGAGATGAGAGTAAGGACTGGATTTTCTCCAAGATATAGGTAAAAGGGGCTAGATGGGTGAGTTGTTGGATTTGGGTTGTCCATCATGGCAAGAACAGGTCGAGAAAAGGGTTAGtcttctgataccatattagaatagaaataggagagagagagaagactCGTATCTGagttgaaataaaagaaagaaagagagggcTTGTGCGTGAGAGAAAGGGTGAACTTGAAGCTCACTTCAAGCATATTCCCGTggctgctggaagaagaaagaagagaaaaataaagagggAAAACTTCATCGATAAGAGAACACTGAATCAAAACTTGTATTAGTATGTATATAGTGATTCTGAAAGTTATGTACAAAGGGAAAAACACCTAACCTTAAATAGGTAAGGGAAAAAGAGAAACATGCTAAATTTCTAACATATAACTAActtgattatttgatgaagatcttataactttataataagtgttataaattatttgtattgatAAGTGataattcatcaataatttcATCTAAAATTTGTAGATATAATTATATTGCATAATGTAAATTACTTTCTAATATTACAATTATTggattattaaactttttaagtCTTATGtcttttaatatcttaaaaagtTTGGCTTTGCATGTATCTATTTGAATTAATTCTAAGTGAATAAAATTTTGTGCTTATCTAAAAGTTATTCTTATAAgatgttaataattttattatttttagtttctgGATAACtatatttgataatatgaatttcATCTTTGACTAAAATTTATGTTGTTTATACAATTcacattttttaaagattgGTATTAACCAATTAtgtaaaaagtttttttatcatgtaatttgtaattttttatctttattattttctgaagaagaagaagctttatTTTGACTAATTCTTACtactatttatttatctttatttcttaATCTTAAATCAGTAATATTATAAGTATTATTGGAGTAAAATggtctttttttaaaattgatggGGTGGAGGCAGTAAAAGAATAACTACTGGATTTTAGACTTTTAGAATTCTTCTCTTTAGTTTTCCAACACTATAAAATTTTCTTAGGATTGTTAGTTAGCACTTACCAATAAGACAAAAATACAACTAATTATTGCAATTGTTGTTAAATAGCCACCAGAGCTAACAAAGATACTCATTCATTCTCACACCAAACATTTGTTAAATTCAATTAGGCACCAACTAAATTTGTTAAAGTAGTTATTCttagatttatttaattagttgTAACATAATTAGTAGAAGAAGTTAGTTGAAGTCACTTAACACAGCATTACTTCTAATTTAAAACCTCCCTAAAATAGGTTTACGACTCCTTTAATTTATGTATTCTTTtgttaatgatttttaaatGGTCTAACTCACCTTAAATTCCTAATACTTTATCAATCAAGattctaataaatatatattttctagagtttccTACATTTGGTGCTCTTTGAGCTAATTAAATTTCTTGAAATTTCTATTATTTGAGTTACTGTAGCAAAATTCTAGCAATTGTCCACAACATACGCATACATATTTGGTTCTAGAATCAGCAAGACTCACTTTATAAATCAATATTTCATCTCTGTGCAATAAAtctcaaatttgaaaaattcaaacatcaaacaatttttagcatatgtcaacaacattataaactataaattgaaCATCACAACCATGACACatgtttaatgaaataaaagatgTTGGATGGCTTGAAACCAAAATGGGTAGACCTATGATAAAATCTAACATTTTCTCAATTCGTAACACTTAAAGTTTGTTGAAAATCTTATATCAAACTAAAGATGTGCTGAAATTTCATATTATGAGtgaatacaaatattattttgcaAGTTGAAgttaagttagatttaaaattgattttttaagaTGATATTAAAGTCTATTTTAACAAGGTTTGTTAGATTGATCATCCCATATGCAATTAGAATTACCAAaccaattataaatatttgCTAGATCTATCTTGTCAATTGCAATTGAGATGCTACCATAGATTATCTATAAATATCTATTCTCATGAGAGATACTATCCTTGAAGATCTCACATTGACCAAAGATATAACTAAATTGtagtatatatataagtaaaagtAAACCACATTTGACTTGATAGTTGCAAATGCAATTTAAAACACTTTTAGGAGGTAAGGACTACTAAAAAATAACATCCTAAAAAGGGGTAACAAAGGTGTCATAAATGTATGTTAACAAGAGGAAAACATAAATTTAGATTGAGTTTAATATTGACTTATTGAGCAAAGGTATGACCACCAATGTATTGAGCTTTTAGTATGATATTAGTAAACAGTAACACTAGCATACCACCAAGTAAAAGGATGATAGTAAACCCTACCAATTATGTTATTTGATACGTAAAGAACATAGTATCTCCTAGAAAAGATGGAGACAGTGAGAAAGAGAGACCATTCAAATTTTCACAGGACTCATTTTCTTATGTAACTTAAAAGATGGATTGAGCATGGCCTTTGAGTCTTTCTTCGTCATTATATGtgatttttgtttcaaaaaaagCACTGAATCGATTCTTCTTGAAGCTTGTCCAAGCTCCTTAAACTGTGTAATGCTGCTGAATTGTGTCAATGTCAAGCCCCTTCAGCTTCACCACTGACTCAACGTGTCCCTTTAGAGTATGAAGCTCCCTAAGCCTGTTACACAATTTCAActattattagaaaaacatCATACATATCATTCGTTGTTCCTCAGTATCACACATTGAAAAATCTTCCAGAGGAAGTATAATGGTATAAGTTTATGAGTTACCTTGCAACTTCAGCTCTTCTCTTGGCTTGTTCTGCAATCTCTGAAAGCTCCCTGTAGCTATTCTTGTCATTGAAAAGGTTGGAAGTTTCTGGTGGCTGAAGACCATGAAGTGTCCTCTGTGCAGCGGCCCATTGAGCCTCCCTCTCTTCTTTTCCATAGTCTTTCTTTGTGGTGAAAGCAGTCTGTGATCAGGGAACATGAACATGAACATGAACATGAACATGATATGAACCTCTGTACCTTTGGAGTAGATCAAGAATGCAACAAGTGTTAAATAGGAGAAAATGGAAAGAACATACCTTGTTCTCCAAAAGATTGTCCCAGGCCTTCCCACTTAGTATATAGCGGATTGCAAATTTGAGAAAATCAAGAGGGATATAGGTTACCAAACTGTAAAGCCAGATTACACCAGCCCATCCCCATCCCATTCCCTGTATTCTTGCAAAGCCCCAGTTAGCATATACTGCTATAAAAGTTGCTACCTGTCAATTACAGCACAAGTTTTTGTTACCACCAAAGGAAGCCAAGAAAACTAAACAATCGTTTGCATTTAGTAGCagatctttttcttttccttttggttGTTTTGGAGAGGAGTAAATGCATAACTTAATGATCAAGACATGTCTAAACATGACTAATGCTGCTTGAATTTGGATTCTCGGCtgagttttttatgatgaacctttaaaatacattgatagacactaattttgatgttttgaagtatattaaaaatctttttaatatacCACCATCAGTGTATTTTAAAAGTTCAGTAGAAGAACAACTCAAAAAACTCAGTGACTCGTGATGCTTCTACAATCTAAGATTAGACAACAATGAAAACAATGACAACAAAAACAAAGTCTTAGGTTGGCTCAGATAATACAAAAATACTGAACTCAGATAACTAAGAAACAATTTCATGTAACACTTCTGATGGGAGAATAGGAGGTTGAATCTTACCAACTGAGCAATCAGAAAAGCTCCTAGTAGGAGAAGACCTGGTCTTTCAACAAAAGACCAACTGCGGGACCTTGTGACAAAGATTAGAGCCTGACTTATTATACTGACTTGTAGGTATAAGGCTGCCATCATTTCTTCAGGGCTCTCTTTCAGTGGCCTCACACCAAACTTGCTCTGCAAGAGTGAAAGTTATGCTCATAGACCTTGGTTTTCAACAAGTTGGAGATCATATTGAGGTAAAAGAGAAACAAGAGTACAAATTATGTACCGAGAAGAAGTTGGTATCTTTCATTGCCCAGAAAAATATCACTGTCATTAGAGCCATGTAGCTGCCTAGCACAACGCCGGTAGCAAATATCTCCCTCAGTTTCCAGCTATCAGGAAGTGGAGATGGTTTAACTCTATCCTTTGATATAGTCATAATGGTACCTAAAAGTAAGGTAGTATAATGACATCAGTTTAAAGATTTTAGCAGAAATGAAAAACTCAAACATGGAAATCAAGAAAATGTTATTACCATCATTTAGTATGGCAATAATCAAAACCATGAAGGGTGCAAAGTCAAATTTCCAGATCAACGCAATAAACAAGAAACCAAactaccaaaataaaaaataaaccgCATTAGTTTATGATTCAACTTCataaaaatgtagaaaaaaacTGACAAATTTTTGTATCAACCCAATTCCAACACTTACCACAATACGGATGGTGATTGACACAGCATAGATCTGTTTCACAATTGAATTTTTAGATATTAGACAGACATAAACGCTAAAATAAAGCCAAATAGTTAAGGGAAGCAGGGAAACTAACAGTATAGTTCTTCATCCTCTGGAAAATTGCCCTGCTGGTCAGCACTGCACTAATAATGACACTTAGACCAGGTTCGGTAAGGACAATATCAGAAGCACTTCTAGCAGCATCTGTGGCATCAGCAACAGCAATTCCAATATCTGCTTTCTTTAATGCAGGGGCATCGTTTACACCATCTCCAGTCATTCCACATATATGCTTCCTCTCTTGCAGCCGCTTAACAATTTCATATTTGTGCTCTACGGTATCATACAAAGAGCAAAGGATTAAAACATTTGAGTTGTTTCTCAATTTGAAACATAATTACATTCCTGATAAATATTTAGCAGTTTCCATACTTGCATAGAACTTGAAGCCATGGAAAAATAAAGGGTGTTTGAAATagttgaaagagaaagaaattgaTGATTTGGTCATCATTACTGTTATCATCTGAACAATGAAGTGAATTATATAACACTTTGAGTAAAATATGGTAAACTCGTTACATATATAAATCTAAAGGACATACCAGGAAAGACTCCTGCAAATCCATCAGCCTTCTCAATCAACTCATCTACTGGAAGAGCTGAAATAGAGGCATCCTTGTCTTGACCAAGCAATGCAGATGAAGGATACATGTTTGTTCCCATTCCGAGCCTTCGACCCGTTTCCTTTCCAATGGCAAGCTGATCCCCTATAGTATGGCAGATCCAAAAGCAAGTTCAGAGCTATAGGCTTTCATTATACAGTTCAAGCTACAACAAATCATGACTTCAAATCGTACCGGTAATCATCTTAACATTCACACCAAGGTTAAGAGCTCTTCTAATGGTTTCAGCACTGTCATGCCTGGGAGGATCAAACAATGGTAGCAGACCAACAAATTGCCATGGTCCACCAGCAGCGTCTTTTGATTTTTCAGGTACTTCCTGTTGCACAGATCATACGAGGCTTCAATAAAGGAAGGGTTTTCGTttctaatcaaatataaaattagacaCGGGGTTAATAGCTTTGCCTACCTGTCTTGCAACACCTAAAGACCGAAGTCCACGCTCAGCAAACTTATCAATCACTGCATGAACCTTTTTTCTGACATCCTCTTTGCAGTTGCAAAGGGTGATTATCTGAAGCGGgagaaaaacattgtttttcatcttcaAAAACAAATCACAAGATTGTACCAATGAAACTCATATTTACCTGCTCAGGAGCCCCTTTGCTAGCTCTATGCCAATTTCCATCAGAATCAATGTAGGTAAGTGCAGTCCTCTTGTCTACAGGATTGAATGGAAGGAAATGTACCTCCCTGATACCACTACGTGCCTGATCAatcaaaacatcaaaattatgcTTATATCCAAAATTCAAGTTCAAAAGATTTAGATTTTGGTACATTACCTCCTTTGGGTCAGCAAGCATGCCAACAATTGCAGCATCAATGGCATCCTGATTTTCAGTCCTGGAAGCTCTGGCTGCTAGAAGGATAACATACTCTTTCTCAACACCCTTAGCAAACACCTCAATCAAGTTTCTATCAACACTCAACTTATTCAAAGTGAGAGTCCCAGTTTTGTCACTGCACAGGACATCCATCCCTGCCATTTCCTCAATTGCTGTCATTCTTTTTGTGATGGCACCCTGCTGAGAAAGCCTGTGAGAACCAATGGCCATGGTGACAGACAACACAGTTGGCATGGCAATGGGGATTCCTCCAATCAAGAGCACTAACAGATTGTCAATTCCATCCCTGTACTTTCGGCGTTGAATTGGGTACATGACTATGAGCTCGATGGCGATTCCAACAGCAATTGAGCAAATGCAGAAGTTACCAATTGCTGTGAGTACTTTCTGAAAATGTCCAACTT
This window of the Vigna angularis cultivar LongXiaoDou No.4 chromosome 7, ASM1680809v1, whole genome shotgun sequence genome carries:
- the LOC108338125 gene encoding plasma membrane ATPase 4 gives rise to the protein MGGISLEEIKNENVDLERIPIEEVFEQLKCSRAGLTSDEGANRLQVFGPNKLEEKKESKVLKFLGFMWNPLSWVMEAAAIMAIALANGGGRPPDWQDFVGIISLLVINSTISFIEENNAGNAAAALMAGLAPKTKVLRDGRWSEQDAAILVPGDIISIKLGDIIPADARLLEGDPLSVDQSALTGESLPVTKSSSDEVFSGSTVKKGEIEAVVIATGVHTFFGKAAHLVDSTNQVGHFQKVLTAIGNFCICSIAVGIAIELIVMYPIQRRKYRDGIDNLLVLLIGGIPIAMPTVLSVTMAIGSHRLSQQGAITKRMTAIEEMAGMDVLCSDKTGTLTLNKLSVDRNLIEVFAKGVEKEYVILLAARASRTENQDAIDAAIVGMLADPKEARSGIREVHFLPFNPVDKRTALTYIDSDGNWHRASKGAPEQIITLCNCKEDVRKKVHAVIDKFAERGLRSLGVARQEVPEKSKDAAGGPWQFVGLLPLFDPPRHDSAETIRRALNLGVNVKMITGDQLAIGKETGRRLGMGTNMYPSSALLGQDKDASISALPVDELIEKADGFAGVFPEHKYEIVKRLQERKHICGMTGDGVNDAPALKKADIGIAVADATDAARSASDIVLTEPGLSVIISAVLTSRAIFQRMKNYTIYAVSITIRIVFGFLFIALIWKFDFAPFMVLIIAILNDGTIMTISKDRVKPSPLPDSWKLREIFATGVVLGSYMALMTVIFFWAMKDTNFFSSKFGVRPLKESPEEMMAALYLQVSIISQALIFVTRSRSWSFVERPGLLLLGAFLIAQLVATFIAVYANWGFARIQGMGWGWAGVIWLYSLVTYIPLDFLKFAIRYILSGKAWDNLLENKTAFTTKKDYGKEEREAQWAAAQRTLHGLQPPETSNLFNDKNSYRELSEIAEQAKRRAEVARLRELHTLKGHVESVVKLKGLDIDTIQQHYTV